From Brachionichthys hirsutus isolate HB-005 chromosome 16, CSIRO-AGI_Bhir_v1, whole genome shotgun sequence, a single genomic window includes:
- the stk17al gene encoding serine/threonine kinase 17a like yields the protein MPDAAKMSRNGMVTQIRTGIRADPFTANYELVGRELGRGKFAVVKKCIEKATGKQYAAKFLRKRRKGEDCRVDVLNEIAVLELAEANPYVVALHEVYETTGEIILVLECAAGGEIFNQCVADNDEAFTEKDVIRLAKQILSGVAFLHRNNVVHLDLKPQNILLTCARPLGDIRIVDFGLSRHVDNVSEVREILGTPEYVAPEILNYEPISIATDMWSIGVLTCVMLTGESPFLGDDKQETFLNISQVNIDYSQGSLEGISSMAIDFIKSLLVKNPRKRATAEEGLNHPWLNPLPNPHSRQHLHAVPAACLDEPETSQSESEPESPAPSPELDLIGSYLLCPGKGELKAGRDAFSFGEPPYPTRPEIQQELIC from the exons GGGAAAGTTTGCGGTGGTCAAAAAGTGCATCGAGAAGGCGACGGGGAAGCAGTACGCCGCCAAGTTTCTGCGAAAGCGGCGGAAGGGCGAGGACTGCCGCGTGGACGTCCTGAACGAGATCGCCGTTCTGGAGCTGGCCGAGGCAAACCCCTACGTGGTGGCGCTGCACGAGGTCTACGAGACCACTGGCGAAATCATCCTCGTCCTGGAGTG CGCTGCCGGTGGCGAAATCTTCAACCAGTGTGTCGCCGATAACGACGAGGCCTTCACGGAGAAGGACGTGATCCGGCTGGCCAAGCAGATCCTGTCTGGCGTGGCCTTCCTTCACCGGAATAACGTGGTGCACTTGGATCTGAAA cctcaGAACATCTTGCTGACCTGCGCCAGACCTTTGGGGGACATTCGCATCGTGGACTTCGGCTTGTCGAGACACGTGGACAACGTCTCGGAGGTCCGGGAGATCCTGGGCACCCCGGAGTATGTCG cgCCGGAGATCCTGAACTACGAACCCATTAGCATCGCGACAGACATGTG GAGTATTGGAGTCCTGACGTGCGTCATGCTGACGGGCGAGTCTCCCTTCCTGGGCGACGACAAGCAGGAGACGTTCCTCAACATCTCCCAAGTCAACATAGACTACTCCCAGGGCTCGCTTGAGGGGATTTCCTCGATGGCGATCGACTTCATCAAGTCCTTGCTGGTAAAAAACCCCAG gAAGCGAGCCACGGCAGAAGAAGGCCTCAACCACCCCTGGCTGAACCCGCTCCCCAATCCCCACTCCCGCCAGCACCTCCACGCCGTGCCAGCCGCCTGCTTGGACGAGCCGGAGACGAGCCAGTCGGAGTCCGAGCCCGAGAGCCCGGCTCCTTCGCCCGAGCTGGACTTGATCGGGTCGTACCTCCTGTGCCCGGGCAAGGGCGAGCTGAAGGCGGGCCGGGATGCCTTCTCCTTCGGCGAGCCTCCCTACCCGACGAGGCCGGAGATCCAGCAGGAGCTGATCTGTTGA